In the Desulfuromonas sp. DDH964 genome, TGATCTGGGCGACCTGGTAGCGCTCGGCGACAGCGGCGATGCGGCGCAGGGTGGCGGCGTCGGTCAAGCCGGCGGGAATGTGCGGAGCGACGCCGTAGTGTTCGCGGTCGCGCTGGATGATGGCGCCCTTTTCGGGGATGTCCTGTTTCATGCTGCGGCCTCCGCTTACGGTTGGGGCCGCCATGGTCGGCGCCCGGGTCTTTGTACCCGCACCCCGCCACCAATGTCAAGCGACCGGCGTTAGAGCTGATTGTCCTTCCACTTGAAGGCGAGCTTGCCGCCGTAGTGGCCGAGCAGCGTCACGCAGCCGAGCATGGCGAAGAGAACCACTCCGTAGAGGAGCTGGATCAGCACGCTGGCGTCGGCGAATTCGGGATGGCTGCGGCGCAGCTGGATCGCGCCGAGACCGAGCAGGAAGAGGAGTATCGCGAGCCCGATCTTCTTGTAGAAGATCAGCGCCGGCGTCCCCTTGAAACGCTTGCGCCAGTCGTAGATTCCCGAGGCGAGGGAGATCGGCGCCACGGCGACCACGAGCAGGACCAGGTAGCCGCTCGCCGGTCCGAAATGGGGATTGACGCTGACCAGGGAGAGGAGGAAAAAGAGGAGGGCCACCGGCATCAACCCGTTCGGGAAGTGGGCGGCCACGGCATGCACCACCAGCGTCTCCCAGAGATCGCGCAGCAGGTTGAATTTCTCCTGTTCGAGGGGGATGAACTCGCTGCGGTCAGCGCCGCAGCGCGGGCAGCTTTCCGGGGGTTCCGGCCCTTCGTGCAGGTAGCCGCAGACGGTGCATTTCCATTGACGGGGCATGAATCCTCCAGAGCGGGAAGAGTGAATATCGGCCCATTCTAGCCGCCATGCCCCGCCGCGGCAAGCATGGAAACCGAGAAAGCGGTTGAATCAGGCGGCGAATGTCCTATAATCGACACCACCGTTTGCCAACGCAAGCTGTCATTCCCTGTTTAGGAGAGATCATGATGAAAGCAGTTCTGCTCGACGGCTTCGGCGGCCTGGATGTCCTCAAGGTCGGCGAGGTCGCTACCCCGAAACCGAAAGAGGGCGAAGTCCTGATCGAGGTCGTCGCCACCTCCATCAACCGTCCCGACCTGGTGCAGCGCGAAGGGAAATACCCGCCGCCGCCGGGCGATTCGGAGATCCTCGGCCTCGAGGTCGCCGGCATCATCGCCGAGCTCGGCGCCGGCGTCAACGGCTGGAAGGTTGGCGACAAGGTGATGACCCTGGTCGGTGGCGGCGGCTACGCCGAATACGCCGTCGCCTACGCCAGCCACCTGATGCGCATCCCCGAAAGTATGTCCTTCGAGGAGGCGGCCTGCGTCTGCGAATCGTACATCACCGCCTTCTTGAACGTCTTCATGATCGGCGAATTGAAAGACGGCCAGACCGCGATCTTCCACGGCGGCGGCGGCGGCGTCAACACCGCCGCGCTGCAGCTCGCCAGGGCCCTCACCCCGAGCGTGAAGAAGATCGTCACCGCCAACCCGGGCAAGATGGAACGGGTCAAAAACCTCGGCGCCGACCTGGTGATCGACTACACCACCACCCCCGACTTCACCGAGGCGGTGAAGGAGTTCACCAGCAAGAAGGGGGTCGACCTGATCCTCGACCACGTCGGCGCCAAGTATCTCGCGCCGAACATGAACTCGCTGGGCTACAAAGGGAAACTGGTGATCATCGGCGTCATCTCCGGCATCAAGGCCGAACTCAACCTCGCCCTGATGATGGTCAAGCGCCAGCAGATCATCGGCTCGGTGCTGCGCTCCCGCCCGGTACCGGAAAAGGCCGAGATCGTCGCCGAGTTCACCAGGCGCGCCCTCCCCAAGTTCGCCGACCGCTCCATCGTCCCGATCATCGAGCGGGTCTTTACCATCGACGAGGTGGTCGAAGCGCACCGGATGATGGAAGAGGACTCCCACTTCGGCAAGATCGTACTGAAGATCCGTTAAAGGGAATAGAAAATCCGCAACGCAAGAAGCCGCCTCGCGAGGGGCGGCTTCTTGCGTTCAATTGTGACAGTCCTGAACAGGGGGCTACTTTTCTGCGAAGTCAGCCTTGTCCCCTTCCGGCCTATCTAATCACGCACCTTGTAGACGGGGTGGGCCTCGGTATCGGCGCGGTGGGCTGACAGTTCTGCGGCTACCTTCCTGAGTAAATAGGCAGTCTGGTCATGCTTCTCGTTCGACTCCTCCCGGAATTCGTGCAACTCGGCCCGCAAGGCGGAGTGCCCCTCAAGCACAAGCTCGAATTTTCCACGGATGTCTTCCAGCAATATTTCCACGTGTTCCTTCTCCATGCATCCCCCTCCTTCCATGATAAGAATGGCACCCAAAGGATAGGTGAGTCAGGGAACGAGGTCAATGCAAAAGGGGTCGCTCCACCAGGCAGGGACGACTATTTTTCAGGTCTGGTCTTCGGGAATGCCTAATAACTGCGGATTCCGATGAAAGTTGCCAGCCGTTCCAGCGCAAAGTTGCCACTCGTTCCAAGGCAAAGTTGCCAGTGATCGGAGCGTAGCGACGCTGGAGTTTTTGTCTTACGCCAAGTTGCCGATCGGGTCAAGCTGGGATCGCCGTTTGCGCATCGATTCTCCTTTCAAGGTGAGCCGGTAGGCGTTGTGGATGAGGCGGTCGAGGATGGCGTCGGCGACCGTCGGATCCCCGAGGTAGTCGTGCCAGGCTTCGACCGGAAGCTGGCTGGTGATCAGGGTCGAACGCAGATTGTGGCGGTCCTCGAGGATTTCGAGCAGATCGCGGCAACCGGCGGCGGTCATGGGGGCGAGCCCCCAATCGTCGAGGACGAGCAGTTGAGTCTTGGCGACTCTATCCATCATCTTGGGGTAGCGGCCGTCGGCCCGCGCGAGGGCCAGTTCCTCCAGGAAGCGGGGCAGGCGCAGGTAGAGGGTCTTGCAGCCGAGGCGGCAGGCCTTGTGAGCCAAGGCGCAGGCGAGGTAGCTCTTGCCGACGCCGGTGGGGCCGGTGATGAGAATGTTGTGGCCCTTGGCGAGGTAGCGACCGCCGGCCAGCGCCAGCACGAGGTCGCGGTCGAGTCCCCGGGGTGCCCTCCAGTCGAGGTCCTCGATGCAGGCGCTCTGACGCAGCCGGGCCGTGCGCAGGCGAGTGGTGAGCCGGCGGCTGTCGCGCTCGGTCTGCTCGCGGTCGACCAGCAGGCCGAGGCGCTCCTCGAAGCTCAAGGCATCGGCGGTCTCGCTAAGGCGCTGTTCCTGAAGGGCCTTGAGCATGCCGGTCAGCTTGAGGGCGCGCAGTTTGTCGTCGGTGGGGTGGCTGAGCATGGTGGTCTCCTTGGTCAGTGGTAGTAGCCGGCGCCGCGGATGTTGTCGTGACTCGGCAGCAATGAGAGTTGGGACTCGGTGGACTCGGGGAGCGACTGGCGGTCCAGTCCGGTTTTGAGGATCGAGGCGACGCTCTTGAGGCGACAGGCGTTTGTTGCCAGGGCCCGCTGGCAGGCCGCCTCCAGGCGCTCGGGCGTGTAGGTCTTGGCCAGCCGGATCAGCCCCAGGACGCTGCGGTAGCCCTGCTGGGGATGGGCCCGTGAGGCCAGGATCTTCTCTGCCAAGGCGGCGGTGTGCGGTCCGGTTTTGGCCGCCCAGGAAACCAGGCGCTGCGGCGTCCATTCGGCATACTCCCTGTGGCTTTTGGGCATGTGCTCGCCGAGAGTGGTGTGGCGACCGCGCTCAGAGGAGCGGACATGGGAGGCCACCCGTTGCCCTTTGTGCAGAAATTCGACGGTGGTCGCCGTCAGGCGCACGTCGAGCTGCTGCTTCACCAGCACATACGGGACCGAGTAGTAGTGGTGGTCGACTTCGGCATGGTAATCGATGTTGACCCGCGCATGGCGCCATTCGGCGAACGTATAGGGGGTCGCCGGCAGAGGATTCAGAGCCGGACGTTCCAGGGTGTCGAAGAGCTGCTGGCGGCAGCCGGGAAGCTTCTTGAAGGGGCGCCGGTTGAGGTGCTCCACCAGCTCCCGAATGGCGGCGTTGGCCTCGGCCAGACTGAAGAAGGTACGGTTGCGCAGCCGCGCCAGGATGAAGCGCTCGGCGACCAGAACCGCCGCCTCGACCTTGGCCTTGTCTTTGGGTTTGCGCACCCGCGCCGGAATCACCGCGCAGCCATAGTGAGCGGCCAGCTCCGCATAGGTGGGGTTGATGTCCGGTTCGTAGCGGCAGGGTTTGGAGACGGCGCTTTTCAGGTTGTCCGGAACAACGATCTCGGGCACTCCGCCGTAGAAGGAGAAGGCCCGGACATGCGAGCCGATCCAGTCCGGCAGCCCTTGGGTCCAGGTGGCTTCGGCAAACGTCTGGGAACTCGCCCCCAGGGCCGCGACGAACAGTTGCGCTTCGCGGATCTCGCCGGTGCGGCGGTCGACGATCGGCAGGGTCTGGCCGGTGTAGTCGACAAACAGCTTCTCGCCGGCTTTGTGCACCTGACGCATCGACAGACGCAGTTTGCCGGACCACTCACGGTACAGATCGCAGAAACGGCTGTAGCGATACCCCTCGGGATGGCTGTTCTGGTATTCCTCCCAGAGCAGCCCCAGGGTGACGCCCTTGCGCTTGAGTTCCTGATGGATGGTCGCCCAGTCGGGCATGGGGCGCTGGTCGGCGGGAATGACTGGCGCTGGCGGAAAGAGCAACTGTTCAAGTCGGGTTTCGTCCAGATTCTCTGGCAGCGGCCAAGACAACCCGGCGTGAGCGGCGCGTCTCAGAAATTCGCCCACCGTGGTGTGTGACGTGCCGACGGAGCGGGCGATGGCCCGCTGTGTCAGGCCGGCTTCGTAATGCAGACGCAGAACGTCCTTGATCTTGCGCATGGATAACCTCGTGTGTGCCAATGGGACCACCTCCTGGAAAAAGTCCAGAAGGTTGTACCCCGCGGTTACCCAGCGTCGCGAGAACTTTGATCAGTCTGACAGATTCACCGACCTCTTCCGCTCAAACTGGAAAGTTTGGATCGGAACGGGTGGAAACCTTGCGTCGGAATGACTGGCAAGTTTGCATCGGAATCGGTGGAAAGTTTGGCTCGGAATACGCATAATAACTCCTGACACTTTCAGAAGAGTGCCCAGCCCCCTTTTCACAGCCCCGATGCACAGTCAATCGCGCTCCGGTCTGCGTCCGGCGCCATTCGGCCTCGGTCGGCAGCCAGAAGTTTTTCCCCGTCTGTTGATTCAGCTTGTACAAAAACTCCTGCACGTCGCACCAGCTCACCCGCTCCACCGGGCAGTCGTCACCGCAACCCGAAAAGTACGATGGATTATTCCCCATCAGCCGATGCCACTGCCCTTGCGTTACCTCGGTCTTGCCGATCCAAAAATCATCGACGCAAACCTTGTGCACCGGCTTCTCGTCGCTATCGCCGTCACCAAAGGTGTCCCCCATCTGAAAACAACCACCCTTGACTGCAACCATCTCCCCTGTCAGCTCCTTTTAGCATCTCCCTTTTCCATTCCGCTAAACCGAATAAGTGATCCGCATTCCCACAAAAGCTACGGCTTGGCTGTCTGACCGAGAACTTTTACCAGTTTGACTTCGAAAATCACCGTCTGATCGGCCAGGGGTCCGCGTTCGCCAAAGGCCAGATCGGGCGGCACGAACAGCTTCCACTTCGCCCCTTCGGCCATTAGCGGTAAGGCTTCGCGCCAACCGGGAATGACCTGGCTCAGGGAAAACTCCACCGGCGCCCCTTCTGCAGAGCGGTCAAATTCCTGCCCGTCGAGGCGCATGCCGCGGTATTCCACTCTAACCCGATCGTCCGGTCCGGGTTGTTTTCCCTGACCGGGGACAAGAACCTGGTACTGAAGCCCGCTCGGCAGCGCAACTACCCCTTCCCGTTTGGCATTGGCGACGAGGAAATCCCGCCCCTCACGCAGGGTCTGTTCCCGCTGCACCCCCTGTTGTTTGAGGACCTTCTTTTTCAGGGCTACCAGGACTTGCTTCATTTCGTCCTGGGTCAACAGCGTCGGTTCTCCCTGCATGGCATCCCGCATCCCCTGCAGCAGCATCTGCTCACGGATATCAACCTGCTGCTGTTTCAGGTCGCCGCCGATCTGATAGCCGAGGCTGTAGTTGATCCGGTCCATCTCGTCCGGTTGCGTTGCCGGCTCGGCGGCCAGGGCCAGGGGGACGAGAAACATCAAGAG is a window encoding:
- a CDS encoding rubredoxin-like domain-containing protein, with protein sequence MPRQWKCTVCGYLHEGPEPPESCPRCGADRSEFIPLEQEKFNLLRDLWETLVVHAVAAHFPNGLMPVALLFFLLSLVSVNPHFGPASGYLVLLVVAVAPISLASGIYDWRKRFKGTPALIFYKKIGLAILLFLLGLGAIQLRRSHPEFADASVLIQLLYGVVLFAMLGCVTLLGHYGGKLAFKWKDNQL
- a CDS encoding NAD(P)H-quinone oxidoreductase, with the protein product MKAVLLDGFGGLDVLKVGEVATPKPKEGEVLIEVVATSINRPDLVQREGKYPPPPGDSEILGLEVAGIIAELGAGVNGWKVGDKVMTLVGGGGYAEYAVAYASHLMRIPESMSFEEAACVCESYITAFLNVFMIGELKDGQTAIFHGGGGGVNTAALQLARALTPSVKKIVTANPGKMERVKNLGADLVIDYTTTPDFTEAVKEFTSKKGVDLILDHVGAKYLAPNMNSLGYKGKLVIIGVISGIKAELNLALMMVKRQQIIGSVLRSRPVPEKAEIVAEFTRRALPKFADRSIVPIIERVFTIDEVVEAHRMMEEDSHFGKIVLKIR
- the istB gene encoding IS21-like element helper ATPase IstB gives rise to the protein MLSHPTDDKLRALKLTGMLKALQEQRLSETADALSFEERLGLLVDREQTERDSRRLTTRLRTARLRQSACIEDLDWRAPRGLDRDLVLALAGGRYLAKGHNILITGPTGVGKSYLACALAHKACRLGCKTLYLRLPRFLEELALARADGRYPKMMDRVAKTQLLVLDDWGLAPMTAAGCRDLLEILEDRHNLRSTLITSQLPVEAWHDYLGDPTVADAILDRLIHNAYRLTLKGESMRKRRSQLDPIGNLA
- the istA gene encoding IS21 family transposase, with protein sequence MRKIKDVLRLHYEAGLTQRAIARSVGTSHTTVGEFLRRAAHAGLSWPLPENLDETRLEQLLFPPAPVIPADQRPMPDWATIHQELKRKGVTLGLLWEEYQNSHPEGYRYSRFCDLYREWSGKLRLSMRQVHKAGEKLFVDYTGQTLPIVDRRTGEIREAQLFVAALGASSQTFAEATWTQGLPDWIGSHVRAFSFYGGVPEIVVPDNLKSAVSKPCRYEPDINPTYAELAAHYGCAVIPARVRKPKDKAKVEAAVLVAERFILARLRNRTFFSLAEANAAIRELVEHLNRRPFKKLPGCRQQLFDTLERPALNPLPATPYTFAEWRHARVNIDYHAEVDHHYYSVPYVLVKQQLDVRLTATTVEFLHKGQRVASHVRSSERGRHTTLGEHMPKSHREYAEWTPQRLVSWAAKTGPHTAALAEKILASRAHPQQGYRSVLGLIRLAKTYTPERLEAACQRALATNACRLKSVASILKTGLDRQSLPESTESQLSLLPSHDNIRGAGYYH
- a CDS encoding formylglycine-generating enzyme family protein, which codes for MVAVKGGCFQMGDTFGDGDSDEKPVHKVCVDDFWIGKTEVTQGQWHRLMGNNPSYFSGCGDDCPVERVSWCDVQEFLYKLNQQTGKNFWLPTEAEWRRTQTGARLTVHRGCEKGAGHSSESVRSYYAYSEPNFPPIPMQTCQSFRRKVSTRSDPNFPV
- a CDS encoding FKBP-type peptidyl-prolyl cis-trans isomerase N-terminal domain-containing protein, which translates into the protein MKVAIFTGGLLMFLVPLALAAEPATQPDEMDRINYSLGYQIGGDLKQQQVDIREQMLLQGMRDAMQGEPTLLTQDEMKQVLVALKKKVLKQQGVQREQTLREGRDFLVANAKREGVVALPSGLQYQVLVPGQGKQPGPDDRVRVEYRGMRLDGQEFDRSAEGAPVEFSLSQVIPGWREALPLMAEGAKWKLFVPPDLAFGERGPLADQTVIFEVKLVKVLGQTAKP